Proteins from one Telopea speciosissima isolate NSW1024214 ecotype Mountain lineage chromosome 1, Tspe_v1, whole genome shotgun sequence genomic window:
- the LOC122666775 gene encoding respiratory burst oxidase homolog protein A-like, which translates to MRGLSRHERRWDSDTVAGRTFSGVSSPETEEYVEVTLDFKDDDTIILRRVEPVGALDIESDPRSGFHTPASMSRSPTMRRNASTRILQFSQELKAEAVSKVKQFSQRFSWGHGKAFSSSQNAGASSGFDSALAARAIRRQRAELDRTKSGAQKALRGLRFISKRKGVDGWTQVETNFEKLAKDGFLLRADFGQCIGMKDSKEFALELFDALSRRRRLKTDKISKDELYECWSQISDESFDSRLQIFFDMVDKNEDGRIGEEEVKEIIELSASANKLARLKEQAEEYAALIMEELDPEGLGYIELWQLETLLLQKDTYLNYSQALGYTSQALSRNLAELARPGRIQKWKTNAGYFLEENWKRMWMFVVWIGVMVGLFAWKWIQYKNKAAFQVMGYCLLFAKGGAETLKLNMAIILFPVCRNTITWLRSTRLSKIFPFDDNINFHKSIAAAIVVGIILHAGDHLACDFPRLLNSSPEAYNMYLAADFGSPKPTYSEIMSQLEPLIGVLMVILMAISMTLATSWFRRSQLPKPFNKLTGFNSFWYSHHLFIIVYALLIVHGQYLYLDHVWYQKTTWMYIAIPMTLYAGERFLRFFRSGFYGVRLIKVALYPGKVLTLQMSKPPHFHYKSGQYMFVQCPAVSPFEWHPFSITSSPGDDYLSVHIRQLGDWTNELRRVFEKVCEAPAPASGKSGLLRADESTSKTLPKLFVDGPYGAPAQDYRKYDVLLLAGQGIGATPFISILKDLLNNLFKAEEQKPGHHGRTDQKPLRTTNAYFYWVTREQGSFDWFKGVMNEVAELDDKGVIELHNYLTSVYEEGDARSTLITMVQALNHAKNGIDIVSGTKVRTHFARPKWRQIFSRLRSKHPNATVGVFYCGAAVLATEIKQLCFEFNQKPDSTRFEFHKEHF; encoded by the exons ATGAGGGGCCTCTCGAGGCATGAACGACGATGGGATTCAGATACGGTCGCCGGGAGAACTTTCAGCGGTGTATCTTCGCCGGAGACGGAAGAGTATGTGGAAGTGACTCTTGATTTCAAGGATGACGATACCATAATTCTCCGCAGAGTTGAGCCTGTCGGCGCCCTAGATATCGAATCCGACCCCAGAAGTGGGTTTCATACACCGGCATCTATGTCAAGGTCGCCGACTATGAGGCGAAATGCGTCTACTCGTATCCTTCAGTTCTCTCAGGAATTGAAAGCTGAGGCAGTGTCAAAGGTGAAACAGTTCTCACAGAGGTTCTCATGGGGCCATGGTAAAGCCTTTTCTTCGTCTCAGAATGCTGGCGCTAGTTCTGGATTCGATTCGGCTCTTGCAGCTCGTGCTATCCGTCGACAGAGAGCGGAACTCGATCGGACTAAATCTGGTGCTCAGAAAGCTCTTCGTGGACTCCGATTCATAAGTAAGCGGAAAGGTGTGGATGGATGGACTCAAGTGGAGACCAACTTCGAGAAGCTTGCTAAAGACGGTTTCCTTCTGCGCGCAGATTTTGGGCAATGCATAG gTATGAAGGATTCCAAAGAATTTGCTCTGGAGCTTTTCGATGCTCTGAGCCGAAGGAGAAGGCTGAAAACAGATAAGATCAGTAAAGATGAACTATACGAATGTTGGTCCCAAATCTCAGATGAGAGTTTCGATTCTCGCCTCCAGATCTTCTTCGACAT GGTGGACAAGAACGAAGATGGACGAATCGGAGAAGAAGAGGTGAAGGAG ATTATCGAGTTAAGTGCGTCTGCAAATAAATTGGCGAGACTGAAAGAGCAGGCTGAGGAATACGCAGCTCTGATCATGGAGGAATTGGATCCAGAAGGGCTTGGTTATATTGAG CTTTGGCAACTGGAGACTTTGTTGCTCCAGAAAGACACGTATTTGAATTACAGCCAAGCTCTGGGCTACACGAGCCAGGCATTGAGCAGGAACCTGGCGGAGCTGGCGAGACCGGGTCGCATCCAGAAATGGAAAACCAATGCAGGCTACTTTTTGGAGGAGAACTGGAAGAGGATGTGGATGTTTGTCGTGTGGATTGGTGTCATGGTTGGCCTCTTCGCATGGAAGTGGATCCAGTACAAAAATAAGGCTGCTTTCCAGGTCATGGGTTATTGCCTTCTCTTTGCCAAGGGTGGTGCTGAGACCTTGAAGTTGAACATGGCCATCATTCTCTTTCCCGTCTGCAGAAATACCATCACCTGGTTAAGGTCCACTAGGCTCTCCAAGATCTTCCCCTTCGACGACAACATAAATTTTCATAAG TCGATAGCAGCGGCGATCGTCGTTGGTATTATTCTTCATGCGGGTGATCACCTTGCCTGCGATTTTCCCCGGCTACTTAACTCGTCTCCAGAGGCCTACAACATGTATTTAGCTGCTGACTTCGGTTCGCCCAAGCCCACATACAGTGAAATCATGTCACAGCTAGAGCCTCTGATCGGAGTTCTGATGGTGATCCTAATGGCAATCTCGATGACACTCGCGACAAGTTGGTTCAGACGTAGTCAGCTGCCCAAACCCTTCAACAAGCTCACTGGCTTCAATTCTTTCTGGTATTCTCACCACCTCTTTATCATTGTGTACGCCTTGCTCATCGTCCACGGCCAGTATCTCTACCTCGACCATGTCTGGTATCAAAAGACG ACTTGGATGTATATAGCCATTCCAATGACTCTATATGCCGGGGAGAGGTTCCTGAGATTCTTCAGATCAGGTTTCTATGGCGTCCGGCTTATAAAG GTTGCTCTTTATCCTGGCAAAGTACTCACCTTGCAGATGTCCAAGCCTCCCCATTTCCATTACAAGAGTGGGCAATACATGTTCGTTCAGTGCCCAGCTGTTTCTCCATTTGAGTG GCATCCATTTTCAATTACCTCATCACCTGGAGATGACTACTTGAGCGTCCACATTCGTCAGTTGGGTGATTGGACAAATGAGCTCAGGAGGGTATTTGAAAAGGTTTGCGAAGCTCCTGCTCCTGCATCTGGCAAAAGTGGGCTTCTTAGAGCTGATGAATCAACCAGTAAAAC TCTCCCAAAGCTTTTTGTCGATGGGCCTTATGGAGCTCCGGCTCAGGATTACCGCAAATATGATGTTCTTCTACTTGCTGGGCAAGGAATTGGTGCAACACCCTTCATCAGTATTTTGAAAGATTTGCTGAACAACTTATTTAAAGCAGAGGAGCAG AAACCGGGCCACCATGGCAGAACAGATCAGAAGCCACTGAGAACTACTAATGCCTATTTCTATTGGGTTACCCGAGAACAAGGTTCCTTTGATTGGTTCAAGGGGGTGATGAATGAAGTGGCTGAGTTGGATGACAAG GGTGTGATTGAATTGCACAACTACTTAACAAGTGTATATGAGGAAGGAGATGCTCGTTCCACTCTCATCACAATGGTTCAAGCCCTCAACCACGCCAAGAATGGAATAGACATTGTGTCTGGAACAAAA GTTCGAACCCATTTCGCTAGGCCTAAATGGAGGCAGATCTTCTCTAGACTCCGTTCAAAGCACCCTAACGCCACCGTTG GGGTCTTCTACTGTGGAGCCGCAGTCTTAGCTACAGAAATAAAGCAGCTCTGCTTTGAGTTCAACCAGAAACCAGACTCCACAAGGTTCGAATTCCACAAGGAGCACTTCTGA